One region of Zingiber officinale cultivar Zhangliang chromosome 7B, Zo_v1.1, whole genome shotgun sequence genomic DNA includes:
- the LOC122006725 gene encoding deoxyuridine 5'-triphosphate nucleotidohydrolase-like gives MAGMEALPPILSPSFRRLHLTNRSPNARLPPPLFLSTMVSSESIDSGSSGADAIRRPLFRVKKLSQNAVLPSRASPLSAGYDLSSAAAVVVPARGKALVPTDLSIAIPDGAYARIAPRSGLAWKYSIDVGAGVVDADYRGPVGVILFNHSDADFEVKPGDRIAQLILERIMTPEVIEAVDLDSTARGDGGFGSTGA, from the exons ATGGCGGGAATGGAAGCGTTACCACCAATCCTCAGCCCTAGTTTCCGGCGTCTACATCTCACCAATCGCAGCCCCAATGCTAGACTTCCTCCTCCGCTCTTTCTCTCGACAATGGTCTCCTCTGAATCCATTGACAGCGGCAGCTCGGGTGCCGATGCGATCCGGCGCCCTCTCTTCCGCGTCAAGAAGCTGTCCCAAAATGCCGTCTTGCCTTCGCGAGCTTCCCCGCTCTCCGCCGGCTACGACCTCTCCAG TGCTGCGGCAGTGGTCGTGCCCGCCCGTGGCAAAGCCCTAGTCCCCACCGATCTCAGCATCGCCATTCCCGATGGCGCCTACGCCCGCATCG CTCCGAGATCGGGCCTGGCGTGGAAGTACTCGATTGACGTAGGTGCCGGCGTGGTCGATGCGGACTACCGCGGACCCGTGGGTGTCATTCTGTTCAACCACTCTGACGCGGACTTCGAGGTGAAGCCCGGGGATCGGATTGCTCAGCTGATACTCGAGAGGATCATGACGCCAGAGGTGATCGAGGCTGTCGACTTGGACTCCACTGCCAGGGGCGACGGCGGATTCGGATCAACAGGTGCGTGA
- the LOC122006723 gene encoding probable BOI-related E3 ubiquitin-protein ligase 3 isoform X4 — protein MHHLIPRPASFLSFLPFQQTASQLITPPLMSVEAHRLDLFPSQLIRNGEFVGGSRQDRSAVHDMQLGSAGGTLLPFAAPMAKTAAAASTSESGLTFNNLPEASRKRPRELSDNTLSFLGEDLSSLVQQQMFHVDRLILQHVEKVRMELVEKLKRFLRRILAAVEEGVSKRLKAKEEEMERVRYLNLALEERVRSLCVENQMWRELARSSEATAHALRANLEQALAAAAEAQPEAAADDAESCCEGGNPAEGRRLVCRSCGEREPAVLLLPCRHLCVCAACGPAAAACPVCHCCKTGSVLVNMSP, from the exons ATGCACCACCTCATTCCTCGCCCtgcctcttttctctcctttctaCCCTTCCAACAGACAGCGTCACAACTTATAACCCCGCCTCTCATGTCTGTCGAAGCGCATCGTCTTGATCTCTTCCCTTCCCAGCTCATCAGAAACGG GGAGTTTGTCGGCGGCAGTCGTCAGGATCGATCCGCCGTCCACGACATGCAATTGGGATCCGCCGGtggaactttgcttccctttgcTGCTCCAATGGCGAAGACGGCCGCCGCAGCCTCCACCTCCGAGAGCGGCCTCACTTTCAACAACCTCCCCGAGGCTTCCAGGAAGCGGCCGCGAGAGTTGTCTGATAACACGCTCTCCTTCCTCGGCGAGGACTTGTCCTCCCTCGTCCAGCAGCAGATGTTCCACGTCGATCGCCTCATCCTCCAACAT GTGGAGAAGGTGAGGATGGAACTGGTCGAGAAGCTGAAGCGGTTCCTGCGGCGGATCCTGGCGGCGGTGGAGGAAGGCGTGTCGAAGCGGCTGAAGGCGAAGGAAGAGGAGATGGAGAGGGTGAGGTACCTGAACTTGGCACTGGAGGAGCGCGTGCGGAGTCTCTGCGTGGAGAACCAGATGTGGCGGGAGCTGGCCCGGAGCAGCGAAGCAACAGCCCACGCGCTGCGGGCCAACCTCGAGCAGGCGCTGGCGGCGGCCGCGGAGGCCCAACCCGAGGCGGCCGCCGACGACGCCGAGTCCTGCTGCGAAGGCGGCAACCCCGCGGAGGGGAGGAGGCTAGTGTGCCGCTCGTGCGGCGAGAGGGAACCAGCTGTGCTGCTGCTGCCCTGCCGCCATCTCTGCGTCTGCGCCGCCTGCGGACCGGCGGCCGCGGCTTGCCCCGTCTGCCACTGCTGCAAAACTGGCAGCGTCCTCGTCAACATGTCGCCGTAA
- the LOC122006723 gene encoding probable BOI-related E3 ubiquitin-protein ligase 3 isoform X2: MHHLIPRPASFLSFLPFQQTASQLITPPLMSVEAHRLDLFPSQLIRNGWEFVGGSRQDRSAVHDMQLGSAGGTLLPFAAPMAKTAAAASTSESGLTFNNLPEASRKRPRELSDNTLSFLGEDLSSLVQQQMFHVDRLILQHVEKVRMELVEKLKRFLRRILAAVEEGVSKRLKAKEEEMERVRYLNLALEERVRSLCVENQMWRELARSSEATAHALRANLEQALAAAAEAQPEAAADDAESCCEGGNPAEGRRLVCRSCGEREPAVLLLPCRHLCVCAACGPAAAACPVCHCCKTGSVLVNMSP; encoded by the exons ATGCACCACCTCATTCCTCGCCCtgcctcttttctctcctttctaCCCTTCCAACAGACAGCGTCACAACTTATAACCCCGCCTCTCATGTCTGTCGAAGCGCATCGTCTTGATCTCTTCCCTTCCCAGCTCATCAGAAACGGGTG GGAGTTTGTCGGCGGCAGTCGTCAGGATCGATCCGCCGTCCACGACATGCAATTGGGATCCGCCGGtggaactttgcttccctttgcTGCTCCAATGGCGAAGACGGCCGCCGCAGCCTCCACCTCCGAGAGCGGCCTCACTTTCAACAACCTCCCCGAGGCTTCCAGGAAGCGGCCGCGAGAGTTGTCTGATAACACGCTCTCCTTCCTCGGCGAGGACTTGTCCTCCCTCGTCCAGCAGCAGATGTTCCACGTCGATCGCCTCATCCTCCAACAT GTGGAGAAGGTGAGGATGGAACTGGTCGAGAAGCTGAAGCGGTTCCTGCGGCGGATCCTGGCGGCGGTGGAGGAAGGCGTGTCGAAGCGGCTGAAGGCGAAGGAAGAGGAGATGGAGAGGGTGAGGTACCTGAACTTGGCACTGGAGGAGCGCGTGCGGAGTCTCTGCGTGGAGAACCAGATGTGGCGGGAGCTGGCCCGGAGCAGCGAAGCAACAGCCCACGCGCTGCGGGCCAACCTCGAGCAGGCGCTGGCGGCGGCCGCGGAGGCCCAACCCGAGGCGGCCGCCGACGACGCCGAGTCCTGCTGCGAAGGCGGCAACCCCGCGGAGGGGAGGAGGCTAGTGTGCCGCTCGTGCGGCGAGAGGGAACCAGCTGTGCTGCTGCTGCCCTGCCGCCATCTCTGCGTCTGCGCCGCCTGCGGACCGGCGGCCGCGGCTTGCCCCGTCTGCCACTGCTGCAAAACTGGCAGCGTCCTCGTCAACATGTCGCCGTAA
- the LOC122006723 gene encoding probable BOI-related E3 ubiquitin-protein ligase 3 isoform X3 gives MHHLIPRPASFLSFLPFQQTASQLITPPLMSVEAHRLDLFPSQLIRNGEFVGGSRQDRSAVHDMQLGSAGGTLLPFAAPMAKTAAAASTSESGLTFNNLPEASRKRPRELSDNTLSFLGEDLSSLVQQQMFHVDRLILQHQVEKVRMELVEKLKRFLRRILAAVEEGVSKRLKAKEEEMERVRYLNLALEERVRSLCVENQMWRELARSSEATAHALRANLEQALAAAAEAQPEAAADDAESCCEGGNPAEGRRLVCRSCGEREPAVLLLPCRHLCVCAACGPAAAACPVCHCCKTGSVLVNMSP, from the exons ATGCACCACCTCATTCCTCGCCCtgcctcttttctctcctttctaCCCTTCCAACAGACAGCGTCACAACTTATAACCCCGCCTCTCATGTCTGTCGAAGCGCATCGTCTTGATCTCTTCCCTTCCCAGCTCATCAGAAACGG GGAGTTTGTCGGCGGCAGTCGTCAGGATCGATCCGCCGTCCACGACATGCAATTGGGATCCGCCGGtggaactttgcttccctttgcTGCTCCAATGGCGAAGACGGCCGCCGCAGCCTCCACCTCCGAGAGCGGCCTCACTTTCAACAACCTCCCCGAGGCTTCCAGGAAGCGGCCGCGAGAGTTGTCTGATAACACGCTCTCCTTCCTCGGCGAGGACTTGTCCTCCCTCGTCCAGCAGCAGATGTTCCACGTCGATCGCCTCATCCTCCAACAT CAGGTGGAGAAGGTGAGGATGGAACTGGTCGAGAAGCTGAAGCGGTTCCTGCGGCGGATCCTGGCGGCGGTGGAGGAAGGCGTGTCGAAGCGGCTGAAGGCGAAGGAAGAGGAGATGGAGAGGGTGAGGTACCTGAACTTGGCACTGGAGGAGCGCGTGCGGAGTCTCTGCGTGGAGAACCAGATGTGGCGGGAGCTGGCCCGGAGCAGCGAAGCAACAGCCCACGCGCTGCGGGCCAACCTCGAGCAGGCGCTGGCGGCGGCCGCGGAGGCCCAACCCGAGGCGGCCGCCGACGACGCCGAGTCCTGCTGCGAAGGCGGCAACCCCGCGGAGGGGAGGAGGCTAGTGTGCCGCTCGTGCGGCGAGAGGGAACCAGCTGTGCTGCTGCTGCCCTGCCGCCATCTCTGCGTCTGCGCCGCCTGCGGACCGGCGGCCGCGGCTTGCCCCGTCTGCCACTGCTGCAAAACTGGCAGCGTCCTCGTCAACATGTCGCCGTAA
- the LOC122006723 gene encoding probable BOI-related E3 ubiquitin-protein ligase 3 isoform X1, translated as MHHLIPRPASFLSFLPFQQTASQLITPPLMSVEAHRLDLFPSQLIRNGWEFVGGSRQDRSAVHDMQLGSAGGTLLPFAAPMAKTAAAASTSESGLTFNNLPEASRKRPRELSDNTLSFLGEDLSSLVQQQMFHVDRLILQHQVEKVRMELVEKLKRFLRRILAAVEEGVSKRLKAKEEEMERVRYLNLALEERVRSLCVENQMWRELARSSEATAHALRANLEQALAAAAEAQPEAAADDAESCCEGGNPAEGRRLVCRSCGEREPAVLLLPCRHLCVCAACGPAAAACPVCHCCKTGSVLVNMSP; from the exons ATGCACCACCTCATTCCTCGCCCtgcctcttttctctcctttctaCCCTTCCAACAGACAGCGTCACAACTTATAACCCCGCCTCTCATGTCTGTCGAAGCGCATCGTCTTGATCTCTTCCCTTCCCAGCTCATCAGAAACGGGTG GGAGTTTGTCGGCGGCAGTCGTCAGGATCGATCCGCCGTCCACGACATGCAATTGGGATCCGCCGGtggaactttgcttccctttgcTGCTCCAATGGCGAAGACGGCCGCCGCAGCCTCCACCTCCGAGAGCGGCCTCACTTTCAACAACCTCCCCGAGGCTTCCAGGAAGCGGCCGCGAGAGTTGTCTGATAACACGCTCTCCTTCCTCGGCGAGGACTTGTCCTCCCTCGTCCAGCAGCAGATGTTCCACGTCGATCGCCTCATCCTCCAACAT CAGGTGGAGAAGGTGAGGATGGAACTGGTCGAGAAGCTGAAGCGGTTCCTGCGGCGGATCCTGGCGGCGGTGGAGGAAGGCGTGTCGAAGCGGCTGAAGGCGAAGGAAGAGGAGATGGAGAGGGTGAGGTACCTGAACTTGGCACTGGAGGAGCGCGTGCGGAGTCTCTGCGTGGAGAACCAGATGTGGCGGGAGCTGGCCCGGAGCAGCGAAGCAACAGCCCACGCGCTGCGGGCCAACCTCGAGCAGGCGCTGGCGGCGGCCGCGGAGGCCCAACCCGAGGCGGCCGCCGACGACGCCGAGTCCTGCTGCGAAGGCGGCAACCCCGCGGAGGGGAGGAGGCTAGTGTGCCGCTCGTGCGGCGAGAGGGAACCAGCTGTGCTGCTGCTGCCCTGCCGCCATCTCTGCGTCTGCGCCGCCTGCGGACCGGCGGCCGCGGCTTGCCCCGTCTGCCACTGCTGCAAAACTGGCAGCGTCCTCGTCAACATGTCGCCGTAA
- the LOC122006726 gene encoding lysosomal Pro-X carboxypeptidase-like codes for MERSQTLASASLLLLISSSLFFTSSALPRRWRPPRFLGRFARLGVSNRATYQYEERYFRQPLDHFSFADLPSFQQRYLIAGVDAWALPSGPIFFYCGNEGDIEWFAANTGFVWDIAPRFSALIVFAEHRYYGKSMPYGSKEEAYKNADFLSYLTAEQALADFSVLLTDLKRNFSSEDSPVVLFGGSYGGMLAAWMRLKYPHVAIGALASSAPILQFEDIVPPDTFYNIVSKDFKRESLSCFKTIKESWDVLEAQGTDNDGLLKLSKDFHLCRNLNNTDELSDWLNSAYSYLAMVDYPYPSDFLMPLPANPIKELCRKVDNYPNETGILERIFAGVSIYYNYTGNVDCFDLEDDPHGMSGWDWQACTEMVMPMSSNKDNSMFPEFDFDYAAYRDECVRDYGVRPRPRWITTEFGGHDIKITLMKFGSNIIFSNGLLDPWSGGSVLQNISDSIIALVTELGAHHIDLRAATDEDPEWLVEQRYSEIELIKGWLSEYYKQKASCFIK; via the exons ATGGAGAGATCGCAAACCCTCGCCTCCGCCTCTCTCCTCCTCTTGATATCCTCCTCCCTCTTCTTCACTTCTTCCGCGTTACCTCGGAGGTGGCGGCCGCCGCGGTTTCTGGGGCGATTTGCGCGGCTCGGTGTCTCCAATCGGGCGACGTATCAATACGAGGAGCGGTACTTCCGGCAGCCGCTCGATCACTTCAGCTTCGCCGACCTTCCTTCCTTCCAACAACGCTACCTCATCGCCGGCGTCGACGCCTGGGCCCTCCCCTCCGGCCCCATCTTCTTTTATTGCGGAAACGAGGGCGACATCGAGTGGTTCGCTGCCAACACCGGCTTCGTCTGGGACATTGCCCCTCGCTTCTCCGCCCTCATCGTCTTCGCCGAG CACCGTTACTATGGCAAATCTATGCCCTATGGAAGCAAAGAGGAGGCATATAAGAATGCTGATTTTTTATCATATCTCACAGCTGAGCAAGCGCTTGCTGACTTTTCTGTGTTGCTTACTGACCTAAAGCGTAATTTTTCATCAGAAGATAGCCCAGTTGTGCTATTTGGGGGTTCCTATGGGGGAA TGCTGGCTGCTTGGATGAGGCTTAAGTATCCCCATGTCGCCATAGGTGCACTTGCTTCCTCTGCCCCTATTCTTCAATTTGAAGACATTGTTCCACCCGATACATTCTATAACATTGTCTCCAAAGACTTTAAA CGAGAAAGTTTAAGCTGCTTTAAAACCATAAAGGAGTCCTGGGATGTACTGGAAGCTCAAGGAACAGATAATGATGGCCTTCTCAAACTCAGTAAAGACTTTCACTTGTGCAG GAATCTTAACAACACGGATGAACTTTCAGACTGGTTGAATTCTGCCTACAGCTATCTTGCTATGGTGGATTACCCATATCCGTCTGACTTTTTGATGCCATTACCCGCAAATCCAATAAAGGAG TTATGCAGAAAAGTCGACAATTATCCTAATGAGACTGGTATCCTAGAGCGCATATTTGCCGGAGTAAGCATCTACTACAATTATACTGGAAATGTTGACTGCTTTGATTTGGAGGATGACCCACATGGAATGAGCGGATGGGATTGGCAG GCTTGTACAGAGATGGTTATGCCGATGTCGAGCAACAAAGACAATAGTATGTTTCCagaatttgattttgattatgcTGCATACCGAGATGAGTGTGTTCGGGATTATGGTGTCAGGCCTAGGCCTCGGTGGATTACAACTGAGTTTGGAGGTCAT GATATCAAGATCACATTGATGAAATTTGGCAGTAATATCATATTCTCAAATGGATTGTTGGATCCTTGGAGCGGCGGCAG TGTTTTGCAAAACATATCAGATAGTATCATCGCGCTAGTAACTGAACTAG GGGCACATCACATAGACCTGCGCGCTGCTACCGATGAAGACCCTGAGTGGCTGGTAGAGCAGAGATATTCAGAGATCGAACTCATCAAAGGTTGGCTATCTGAATATTATAAACAAAAGGCATCCTGTTTCATCAAGTAG